One window from the genome of Nitrospinota bacterium encodes:
- a CDS encoding chemotaxis protein CheA gives MASNNEAILEKLDSLALSCTMADADLSDLTATVGISQQIDELKSLVAPLQPKEMGFIFDGLGKMLEKFLLYQVEPHSGPMAVAQIDEAINLCRDMLGPSYDAANFAERAAGLIAILKEKFSVTPEAPPAAAGSAAVSAKPAPEAPPQHAETGTSKIVLIDENDVVIFEGFLDESTEMVNKIEEYVMALEENPENMDIINSLFRVFHSLKGAAGFLGMNEINTLCHDAENLLDNARKGKMKVDREFSDIVMVTRDTLEKGLGAIDDTLREGKKNLPNFEGKVRRLEIDPVLILIDRKLFGGGDEEPAPPKLGEILLEQHSVTPDQLQKALEQKAKPLGEILVDMGATSKAEVSAALTAQTAVQKPPAAGAIKVDTKKLNLLLELVGELVISQAIISQNNLLQKDENQKLSKDISEMAKITGGIQDHIMSLRMVPLRQTFQKMNRLVRDLSRKTGKAVNFVVYGDETEIDKTIVEQLNDPLVHLLRNAVDHGVESLEARRAAGKTGDGTITLGAYQKGGNVVIEIKDDGGGLKLDRVRQKAVERGLIDPNKQQTDEELTGLIFLPGFSTHEVATDLSGRGVGMDVVRKNVESLGGRVDITTAKGKGSTFLVKLPLTMAIVDGMLVKVGPERYIIPTVAISESIQPKPEQLTTVTTSGEMLNVRGELIPLIRLNQMFGLSDARTDIMQALVIIVGTEKEKRGLLVDDLLGQQQVVVKNLDKRLQGIKGFSGSSILGDGLVGLILDVGGLFELAGA, from the coding sequence ATGGCTTCAAATAACGAAGCGATTTTAGAGAAACTCGACTCGCTTGCGCTATCCTGCACAATGGCTGACGCCGATCTTTCCGACCTTACCGCCACCGTCGGTATCAGCCAGCAAATCGACGAATTAAAAAGCCTCGTTGCGCCGCTTCAGCCGAAGGAGATGGGGTTCATCTTCGATGGCCTCGGGAAAATGCTGGAAAAATTCCTGCTCTACCAGGTGGAGCCGCATTCCGGCCCGATGGCGGTGGCGCAGATCGACGAAGCGATCAATCTTTGCCGCGATATGCTTGGCCCCTCCTATGACGCCGCAAACTTTGCCGAACGCGCGGCCGGGCTGATAGCCATCCTCAAGGAAAAATTCAGCGTGACGCCGGAAGCCCCCCCCGCCGCGGCCGGGTCGGCCGCCGTTTCCGCCAAGCCCGCGCCGGAGGCTCCCCCGCAACATGCGGAGACGGGAACGAGCAAGATCGTCCTCATAGACGAAAATGATGTGGTGATCTTCGAAGGCTTTTTGGACGAATCGACCGAAATGGTCAACAAGATTGAAGAGTACGTCATGGCCCTGGAAGAAAATCCGGAGAACATGGACATCATCAACTCGCTCTTCCGGGTCTTCCATTCCCTCAAGGGAGCGGCCGGCTTTTTGGGGATGAACGAGATCAATACGCTGTGTCACGACGCGGAAAACCTGCTGGATAACGCGCGCAAAGGGAAGATGAAGGTGGACCGCGAGTTCAGCGACATCGTGATGGTGACGCGCGACACGCTGGAAAAAGGGCTTGGCGCCATCGACGACACGCTGCGCGAAGGGAAAAAGAATCTGCCGAATTTCGAGGGGAAGGTCAGGAGGCTGGAGATCGATCCGGTGCTCATCCTGATTGACCGCAAGCTTTTCGGCGGCGGTGATGAAGAGCCGGCTCCCCCGAAATTGGGCGAGATTCTGCTGGAGCAGCATTCAGTTACGCCCGACCAACTTCAAAAAGCGCTGGAACAGAAGGCGAAGCCGCTGGGCGAAATCCTGGTGGACATGGGGGCCACATCGAAGGCCGAGGTGAGCGCGGCCCTCACCGCGCAGACCGCGGTTCAAAAGCCCCCCGCGGCCGGCGCCATCAAGGTGGACACCAAGAAGTTGAACCTGTTGCTCGAATTGGTGGGCGAACTGGTGATCTCGCAGGCGATCATCTCGCAAAACAATCTCTTGCAAAAAGATGAAAACCAGAAGCTTTCGAAGGACATTTCGGAGATGGCGAAGATCACCGGCGGCATACAGGATCACATCATGTCGCTGCGCATGGTGCCGCTCAGGCAGACCTTCCAGAAAATGAACCGGCTGGTGCGCGACCTCTCGCGCAAGACCGGCAAAGCGGTGAATTTCGTGGTGTACGGCGATGAGACCGAGATCGACAAGACCATCGTGGAGCAGCTCAACGATCCGCTGGTGCATCTGCTGCGCAACGCCGTGGATCACGGCGTGGAATCGCTGGAAGCGCGCCGCGCCGCCGGAAAAACGGGCGATGGAACCATCACCCTCGGGGCGTACCAAAAGGGGGGGAACGTCGTCATAGAAATCAAGGACGACGGCGGCGGCCTGAAGCTCGACAGGGTGCGGCAAAAAGCGGTCGAACGGGGGCTTATCGACCCCAACAAGCAGCAGACCGACGAAGAACTTACCGGCCTCATTTTCCTTCCGGGTTTTTCCACGCACGAGGTGGCGACCGACCTTTCCGGGCGCGGTGTGGGTATGGATGTGGTCCGCAAAAATGTGGAAAGCCTGGGGGGGCGCGTCGATATCACCACCGCGAAAGGAAAGGGGAGCACCTTTCTGGTGAAGCTGCCGCTCACCATGGCTATCGTGGACGGCATGTTGGTGAAGGTGGGGCCGGAGCGCTATATCATCCCCACCGTCGCCATCAGCGAATCGATCCAGCCCAAGCCGGAGCAACTCACCACGGTCACCACTTCCGGTGAAATGCTCAACGTCCGGGGCGAACTGATCCCGCTCATCCGCCTGAACCAGATGTTTGGGCTTTCGGACGCCAGGACGGATATCATGCAAGCCCTTGTCATTATCGTGGGCACCGAGAAGGAGAAGCGCGGCCTGTTGGTGGACGATTTGCTGGGACAGCAGCAGGTGGTGGTGAAGAACCTCGACAAGCGGTTGCAGGGGATCAAGGGGTTTTCGGGGAGTTCCATCCTGGGGGACGGCCTTGTGGGTCTCATCCTGGATGTCGGTGGACTGTTTGAACTGGCCGGAGCCTGA
- a CDS encoding sugar kinase, with product MTYQKGNQKNLLVVGTVAIDSVKTPFGEAESVLGGSATYFSVSASYFAGVRLVAVIGKDFPADYMKMFEKHDVDTKGLVKADGQTFRWRGSYGYDLNVAKTLDTQLNVLMQFDPHLDEAQSKTPFVFLGNIDPDLQIKVIKQLKGTKLIALDSMNYWIETKKESLKKAIELVDLVVLNEMEARELTGHASLIKAGNAIRKMGPKTVIIKQGEYGSIALYGGEIFSAPAYPLEDVYDPTGAGDTFAGGVMGYIARRGEISGEIIRQAMIVGSALASFNVEAFSLNKLTSLTMHNIVDRYNDIKRLTAFEDLVH from the coding sequence ATGACGTATCAAAAAGGGAACCAAAAAAACCTGCTGGTGGTGGGCACCGTCGCCATCGACTCCGTGAAAACGCCGTTCGGCGAGGCCGAATCGGTGCTGGGCGGGAGCGCCACCTATTTCTCCGTGTCGGCCAGCTACTTCGCCGGGGTCCGGCTGGTGGCGGTCATCGGCAAGGATTTTCCGGCCGATTACATGAAAATGTTCGAAAAACACGACGTTGACACCAAAGGGCTGGTCAAAGCGGACGGCCAGACGTTCCGCTGGCGCGGATCCTACGGATACGACCTGAACGTGGCGAAAACACTCGACACCCAGCTCAACGTGCTCATGCAGTTTGACCCGCATCTCGACGAGGCGCAGAGCAAGACTCCCTTCGTATTTTTGGGGAACATCGACCCGGACCTCCAGATCAAGGTCATCAAACAGCTCAAGGGGACGAAGCTGATCGCGCTCGACAGCATGAATTACTGGATTGAGACCAAGAAGGAATCCCTGAAAAAGGCGATCGAACTGGTCGACCTCGTGGTGCTCAACGAAATGGAGGCGCGCGAATTGACCGGCCACGCCAGCCTTATCAAAGCCGGGAACGCCATCCGGAAGATGGGCCCCAAGACCGTTATCATCAAGCAGGGAGAATACGGATCGATTGCCCTTTACGGCGGGGAAATTTTTTCCGCCCCCGCCTATCCGCTGGAAGATGTGTACGATCCGACCGGCGCGGGGGATACCTTCGCCGGCGGCGTGATGGGTTATATCGCCCGGCGCGGCGAAATCTCCGGCGAGATCATCCGCCAGGCAATGATCGTCGGCAGCGCGCTCGCCTCGTTCAATGTCGAAGCATTCAGCCTCAACAAGCTCACCAGCCTGACCATGCACAACATCGTCGACCGCTACAACGACATCAAGCGGCTCACCGCGTTTGAGGATCTCGTCCACTAG
- a CDS encoding sigma-70 family RNA polymerase sigma factor has product MVPMDNGGADRFRAVYETHAGLVRAVLYNICGGNDLDDLVQETFIKIWKGLPGFKENANIKTWIYRIATNTALDWCRKNAAAKAENWLPDILGGEGGEANALYRDLVKKGLRLLSPERRAVVTLCIFEELTVREAATALGLPEGTVKSRLHYARAEMGKFFQENGVTA; this is encoded by the coding sequence ATGGTTCCGATGGATAACGGCGGCGCGGACCGGTTCCGGGCCGTCTATGAGACGCATGCCGGGTTGGTGCGCGCGGTGCTGTACAACATCTGCGGCGGCAACGACCTGGACGATCTCGTGCAGGAGACATTCATAAAGATATGGAAAGGGCTTCCCGGTTTTAAGGAAAATGCCAACATTAAAACGTGGATATACCGGATAGCCACGAACACCGCGCTGGACTGGTGCCGGAAAAACGCGGCGGCCAAAGCGGAAAACTGGCTGCCGGACATCCTTGGCGGCGAAGGGGGCGAGGCCAATGCCCTTTACCGCGACTTGGTGAAAAAAGGGTTGCGGCTGCTTTCGCCGGAGCGGCGGGCGGTGGTTACCCTCTGCATTTTTGAAGAACTTACGGTGCGGGAGGCCGCCACGGCGCTCGGTCTGCCGGAAGGGACGGTAAAGTCCCGCCTGCACTACGCCCGCGCCGAAATGGGGAAATTTTTCCAGGAAAACGGAGTAACCGCATGA
- a CDS encoding Spy/CpxP family protein refolding chaperone codes for MNKSTFAGTCAALAVAAVVALGTGAVAAEPRGNGPRGGGGAGYGMHGGDGEGHHQWMEKLNLTAEQKKKIGQIRDEQREAIKTAAEQLSAEHGKMRDMMQGDADDAQLREQHGKVRALRAAVGEAWFEALLKIRAVLTPEQRKQMGAFHHGGMDSGGAKRGDSGMKGHGMK; via the coding sequence ATGAACAAATCAACATTTGCGGGAACCTGCGCGGCGCTGGCCGTGGCGGCGGTTGTCGCCCTGGGAACCGGCGCCGTGGCGGCGGAACCCCGGGGAAACGGGCCGCGCGGGGGGGGCGGAGCGGGATACGGCATGCATGGGGGAGACGGAGAGGGACACCATCAGTGGATGGAAAAACTGAACCTGACCGCCGAACAGAAAAAAAAGATCGGCCAGATCCGTGACGAACAGCGCGAAGCCATCAAGACGGCCGCCGAACAACTCAGCGCCGAACATGGGAAAATGCGCGACATGATGCAAGGCGACGCCGACGATGCCCAACTGCGCGAACAACATGGCAAAGTGCGCGCGTTGCGCGCGGCGGTGGGGGAGGCGTGGTTTGAAGCGCTCCTCAAAATACGGGCGGTTCTCACTCCCGAACAACGCAAGCAAATGGGCGCGTTCCATCATGGCGGAATGGATTCCGGCGGCGCGAAACGCGGGGATTCAGGCATGAAGGGCCACGGAATGAAATAA
- a CDS encoding ferredoxin--NADP reductase, translating into MEENQLNAVVLKRVEVAPGLIILRVRPGGWELPDFEPGQYAVLALPGSAKRTELSDPDTEAPPPDKLIKRAYSIASSSKEKEFVELYITLIRSGSLTPRIFNLKEGDGIFLGEKFKGMFTLQQVPEQSNIVMIATGTGIAPYMSMIRTEFKVRPERRFAVFHGARHSWDLGYRAELSTLAYYFKNFAYLPSISRPDGEKEGWTGHTGYVQDLWRKKALEPRWGFQPKPDDTHVFICGAPAMAEDMLQTLSSEGFREHKKKEPGQIHLEKFW; encoded by the coding sequence ATGGAAGAAAACCAGTTGAACGCCGTTGTCCTGAAACGCGTTGAAGTCGCGCCCGGTTTGATAATCCTGCGTGTCCGCCCCGGGGGGTGGGAATTGCCGGACTTTGAGCCGGGACAATACGCCGTCCTCGCCCTGCCCGGCTCCGCCAAACGCACCGAACTGTCGGATCCCGACACGGAAGCGCCGCCCCCTGATAAGCTTATCAAGCGTGCCTACTCCATCGCCTCGTCTTCGAAGGAAAAGGAGTTTGTCGAACTCTACATCACCCTCATCCGCTCCGGATCGCTCACCCCCAGGATTTTCAACCTCAAAGAAGGGGACGGAATTTTCCTGGGCGAAAAGTTCAAGGGGATGTTCACGTTGCAACAGGTTCCCGAACAGTCGAATATCGTCATGATCGCCACCGGCACCGGCATTGCGCCGTATATGAGCATGATCCGCACGGAGTTCAAAGTCCGGCCCGAACGGCGCTTTGCCGTTTTCCACGGGGCGCGCCATTCATGGGATCTGGGTTACCGCGCCGAGCTTTCCACGCTGGCGTATTATTTTAAAAACTTCGCCTACCTTCCCTCCATAAGCCGCCCGGACGGGGAAAAAGAGGGATGGACCGGACATACCGGCTATGTGCAGGACCTGTGGCGGAAAAAAGCGCTTGAGCCGCGCTGGGGGTTTCAGCCAAAGCCGGATGATACGCACGTTTTTATTTGCGGCGCCCCGGCGATGGCGGAAGATATGTTGCAAACCCTTTCGTCCGAAGGCTTTAGGGAACATAAGAAAAAGGAACCCGGACAAATCCACCTCGAAAAATTCTGGTAA
- a CDS encoding cytochrome C — protein sequence MMGFLCLFTGDAGAFAHKKYATEPRDVCNECHKDMNVAQNHGPVWTTGHRTYALKSDTNCKTCHEQAFCTDCHYGGGIDADLHASTSGPDYLPKSHRTDFRELHPLKAKDDPSSCRRCHDTERFCADCHARFNKDDLMGVSHRKGFSELAVQLGGVKHSSFTAGQCQQCHPNSLLPKHEWSAQHAREARQDLASCQSCHPDGDVCLKCHAATDGLKRNPHPKDWAKIAEKMRGASGGKTCDRCHP from the coding sequence ATGATGGGATTCTTGTGCCTGTTCACGGGCGATGCCGGGGCTTTTGCCCACAAAAAATATGCCACGGAACCGCGCGATGTCTGCAACGAGTGCCACAAGGATATGAATGTGGCCCAAAACCACGGGCCGGTCTGGACCACCGGCCATCGCACGTATGCGTTGAAGAGCGACACCAACTGCAAAACCTGCCATGAACAGGCGTTCTGCACCGATTGCCATTATGGCGGCGGAATCGACGCCGATCTGCACGCAAGCACCAGCGGCCCGGATTACTTGCCCAAATCGCACCGGACCGATTTCCGTGAACTTCACCCGCTCAAGGCGAAGGATGATCCCTCTTCTTGCCGGCGTTGCCACGACACCGAGCGTTTTTGCGCCGATTGCCATGCCCGGTTCAACAAAGACGACCTGATGGGCGTTTCGCACCGGAAGGGTTTTTCAGAGCTTGCGGTTCAGTTGGGCGGGGTCAAGCACAGCTCTTTCACCGCCGGACAGTGTCAGCAGTGCCACCCCAACAGCCTGCTGCCGAAGCACGAGTGGTCGGCCCAGCACGCGCGCGAAGCGCGCCAGGATCTCGCATCGTGTCAATCATGCCATCCCGATGGCGACGTCTGCCTGAAGTGCCACGCCGCCACCGATGGTTTAAAACGCAACCCGCATCCGAAAGATTGGGCGAAGATCGCGGAAAAAATGCGCGGCGCCAGCGGGGGCAAAACATGTGACAGGTGTCATCCTTAA
- a CDS encoding cytochrome c3 family protein yields MLIALSLLPLCASAAERDACQACHADKTLAVKRGDAAVSLFVDPAALDRSVHKGLDCADCHTTAKLKKGVHKEGLDAVVCGRCHGDVAIDYQTGGHHQQAKEGGGAVPVCAFCHGNGHSVPAARERMARVHRANLAELCGGCHSEGKAPHTWRKPGGVERNFSDAIHGRAFYAKGLLAAPTCADCHESHRVLPATNRLSSVAPHNQPATCERCHEGMGKRHAGILKSAAGAKGRIACATCHPVHRRTPVMAARAGKSEAECLKCHAAPIAGTAKPVVAADTAELAASVHAGIPCITCHTGALAKKGKHDIRMENVACANCHARFADEYEQSTHGRLRAAGNGNAPYCTDCHGSHGIKNHRDVTAATYHNAIPKLCGRCHGGGKGGKPYPAEYDYTRSVHGKGVELKGLTVAAVCTDCHSSHLIVNKGDPRSAVHRDNVTATCADCHRGIYTAYVKGVHYSEEPGKMAGRPTCVDCHTAHRIGETGKSEFMVSVTGACGNCHKDLAQKYLSSMHGKTWRLGYMKSAKCADCHNPHMTLAVDDPASEVGPAKRLETCRKCHPSAEPRFTSFIAHSDPHDRGRYPALFWTNMFMMALLAGVFGFFGLHTLAWLPRALRHVRLHGQSPRRADKYFIRFTLAQRITHLFVIVSFLLLAATGLMLKFSETGWARALAVLFGGVAGAGLLHRIGAVVTFGYFFYHIGEVFLRWRRSGMGAKAFFLGKDSMAPNMDDVRDFIATVKWSVGQGPRPVYDRWTYWEKFDYFAIFWGVPVIGLSGLMLWFPELFTWFLPGWAINIAAIIHGEEALLAVGFIFTIHFFNTDLRPDSFPVDTVIFSGRMTMERFMEERGREYERRRAAGELDAFITDEQLPRPYERAIFFFGMMFLLTGLLLVALIIFSAIFG; encoded by the coding sequence ATGTTGATAGCTCTCTCCTTGCTCCCGCTGTGCGCGTCCGCGGCGGAGCGTGATGCCTGCCAGGCATGCCATGCCGATAAAACCCTTGCCGTAAAACGGGGAGATGCCGCCGTCTCCCTGTTCGTCGATCCCGCCGCGCTGGACCGCTCGGTGCATAAAGGTCTCGATTGCGCCGATTGCCACACCACCGCAAAGCTGAAAAAGGGGGTGCATAAGGAGGGCCTGGACGCGGTGGTGTGCGGCCGGTGCCACGGCGATGTGGCGATTGATTACCAGACGGGGGGGCATCACCAACAGGCGAAAGAGGGGGGCGGCGCCGTACCCGTCTGCGCTTTTTGCCACGGCAACGGGCATTCGGTACCCGCCGCGCGTGAACGGATGGCGCGCGTTCACCGCGCCAACCTGGCGGAGCTTTGCGGCGGTTGCCATAGCGAAGGAAAAGCGCCGCATACATGGCGAAAGCCCGGCGGCGTGGAGCGGAACTTCAGCGATGCGATCCACGGACGCGCGTTTTATGCCAAAGGGCTGTTGGCCGCCCCCACCTGCGCCGATTGTCACGAAAGCCATCGCGTGCTTCCCGCCACCAATCGTCTTTCGTCGGTCGCCCCGCACAATCAACCCGCCACATGCGAACGCTGCCATGAAGGGATGGGGAAGCGCCACGCGGGAATCCTCAAAAGCGCGGCGGGCGCAAAAGGGCGGATCGCCTGCGCCACCTGCCACCCGGTACACCGGCGGACGCCCGTCATGGCCGCGCGCGCGGGAAAAAGCGAGGCCGAGTGCCTGAAATGTCACGCCGCACCCATTGCCGGGACGGCCAAACCAGTCGTCGCCGCCGACACGGCGGAGCTTGCCGCATCGGTGCATGCCGGCATCCCCTGCATCACCTGTCATACCGGCGCTTTGGCAAAAAAGGGGAAACATGACATCCGCATGGAGAACGTGGCATGCGCCAACTGCCACGCCCGCTTTGCGGATGAATATGAACAGAGCACCCACGGCAGGCTCCGCGCGGCGGGAAACGGGAACGCGCCATACTGCACCGATTGCCACGGCAGCCACGGCATCAAAAATCACCGCGATGTGACGGCGGCCACGTATCACAACGCCATCCCAAAACTCTGCGGCAGATGCCACGGTGGCGGCAAAGGCGGGAAGCCGTATCCGGCGGAGTACGACTATACCCGGAGCGTGCATGGCAAAGGGGTGGAACTGAAAGGATTGACCGTCGCGGCGGTCTGCACCGATTGCCACAGCAGTCATTTGATAGTGAACAAAGGGGATCCGCGCTCCGCGGTACACCGCGACAATGTCACCGCCACCTGCGCCGATTGCCACCGTGGCATTTACACGGCCTATGTAAAGGGTGTTCATTATTCGGAAGAACCGGGGAAAATGGCCGGCCGCCCCACCTGCGTTGATTGCCACACCGCCCACAGGATCGGCGAAACCGGAAAAAGCGAGTTCATGGTGAGCGTGACCGGCGCATGTGGAAACTGCCACAAGGATCTGGCCCAAAAATATCTCTCCTCCATGCATGGAAAAACCTGGCGGCTCGGCTATATGAAATCGGCGAAATGCGCCGATTGCCACAACCCGCACATGACCCTCGCGGTGGACGATCCGGCAAGCGAAGTTGGCCCGGCGAAACGGCTGGAAACCTGCCGCAAATGCCATCCTTCGGCGGAGCCGCGGTTCACCTCTTTTATCGCGCACAGCGATCCGCATGACCGCGGGCGGTATCCCGCGCTGTTTTGGACGAATATGTTCATGATGGCGCTGCTTGCCGGCGTGTTCGGATTTTTTGGGCTGCACACGCTGGCGTGGCTGCCGCGCGCGCTCAGGCATGTCCGGTTGCATGGCCAGTCTCCGCGCCGCGCCGATAAATACTTTATCCGCTTCACCCTGGCGCAACGGATCACCCACCTCTTTGTCATCGTCAGTTTCCTGCTGCTTGCGGCCACCGGGCTTATGCTCAAGTTCTCGGAAACCGGCTGGGCGCGGGCGCTGGCGGTACTGTTCGGCGGCGTGGCGGGAGCGGGGCTTTTGCACCGCATCGGCGCGGTGGTGACCTTCGGTTATTTTTTCTACCACATCGGCGAGGTGTTCTTGCGCTGGCGGCGGAGCGGCATGGGGGCCAAGGCGTTCTTTTTAGGCAAGGACTCGATGGCGCCGAACATGGATGACGTGCGCGATTTCATCGCGACGGTGAAATGGTCCGTCGGCCAGGGGCCGCGGCCGGTCTACGACCGCTGGACCTACTGGGAAAAGTTCGACTATTTCGCCATCTTCTGGGGCGTGCCGGTGATCGGCCTCTCCGGCCTTATGCTCTGGTTCCCCGAATTGTTCACCTGGTTCCTGCCGGGATGGGCAATCAACATAGCCGCGATTATCCATGGCGAAGAAGCGCTTTTGGCGGTAGGCTTTATTTTCACCATCCACTTTTTCAATACGGATCTCAGGCCCGACAGCTTCCCTGTCGATACCGTCATTTTCTCCGGCCGGATGACGATGGAGCGGTTTATGGAAGAACGCGGCCGCGAATACGAGCGGCGCCGCGCGGCGGGGGAGCTTGATGCGTTCATTACCGATGAACAGTTGCCAAGACCGTATGAACGGGCCATTTTCTTTTTCGGCATGATGTTCCTTTTGACCGGACTCTTGCTTGTGGCGCTGATAATCTTCTCGGCCATCTTCGGCTGA
- a CDS encoding NapC/NirT family cytochrome c yields MGKLKRALAIAAFSLFGLAILTAGLAVFTSRSSFCVTCHYMQPFYDSWRNSSHKKVECIECHFAPGLKGAIAGKLNGLVQLVKYTSLTYKKSRPWAEIPDESCLRTGCHETRLLKGRVNYKEGVVFDHVPHLGDLKRGKKLRCTSCHSQIVQGLHITVTATACYLCHFKTEEGGGTPKQAECTVCHARDVMARRSKAGELRYDHGIVLREKLACQTCHSHTVMGTGPVAKQNCFACHWDSERLNQFSDTGLMHQTHISENKIECMRCHLAIEHKLRPGDAKTAADCQTCHPSHHNATITLFTGEGASGVPSLPNRMFQIGLNCRGCHISHGLTVAGEKAPGSYYASGKSCDTCHGRGFSKLIKTWQRAADERVAALKNAAAELEGHLAGKGAKTKLAALRGNLDIVAHGNIVHNVRYANEILEAARASLADIGTQAKVSLALPPAGIKERKPNADCLTCHFYLDKAAPLYAGLPFNHKTHAGAGFECQRCHSIAVKHAELTIDKAGCAPCHHRKKITKKCEECHTPQNDIIQGRWNAVDEPSMKSLDFPCTRCHLMNGKNVTPEDCAACHKDPAYAEKMKKGVKDMDALIDELRAGTARAGKMNLSADQKLAVENAQAFVLGIVNDGSHGMHNPKPIKRAAKDIKKKLDGIAPPPEAPVAQ; encoded by the coding sequence ATGGGTAAGCTCAAACGAGCTCTCGCCATCGCCGCGTTTTCGCTTTTCGGTCTTGCGATCCTCACCGCCGGCTTGGCTGTTTTCACTTCCCGCTCCAGCTTCTGCGTTACATGCCACTACATGCAGCCGTTTTACGACAGTTGGCGGAACTCCTCGCACAAAAAGGTCGAATGCATCGAATGCCACTTCGCCCCCGGCCTTAAAGGGGCCATCGCCGGCAAACTGAACGGCTTGGTGCAATTGGTGAAATACACCTCGCTCACCTATAAAAAATCGCGCCCGTGGGCCGAGATACCCGATGAAAGCTGCCTCCGGACCGGCTGTCACGAAACGCGCCTCCTCAAGGGGAGGGTCAACTACAAAGAAGGAGTGGTGTTCGACCACGTCCCGCACCTGGGAGATTTGAAACGGGGAAAGAAACTCCGCTGCACCAGTTGCCACTCGCAGATCGTGCAGGGACTGCATATCACCGTCACGGCGACCGCCTGTTATCTCTGCCACTTTAAAACGGAAGAAGGGGGCGGCACGCCGAAACAGGCCGAATGCACCGTCTGCCACGCCCGCGATGTGATGGCGCGCCGCTCGAAGGCCGGTGAGCTGCGCTATGACCACGGTATCGTGCTGCGCGAGAAGCTGGCCTGCCAGACCTGCCACAGCCACACCGTTATGGGAACCGGCCCCGTCGCCAAGCAAAACTGTTTCGCGTGCCACTGGGATAGCGAACGGCTCAACCAGTTCAGCGACACCGGCCTTATGCACCAAACGCATATTTCCGAAAACAAGATCGAATGTATGCGGTGCCACCTTGCCATCGAACACAAGCTCCGCCCCGGCGACGCCAAAACGGCGGCGGACTGCCAAACCTGCCATCCGTCGCACCACAACGCCACGATTACCCTTTTCACCGGCGAAGGGGCCAGCGGCGTTCCTTCCTTGCCGAACCGGATGTTTCAAATCGGGCTGAACTGCCGGGGTTGCCACATCTCCCACGGCCTGACGGTTGCGGGTGAAAAAGCCCCCGGCTCCTACTATGCCAGCGGCAAAAGCTGCGACACCTGCCACGGACGGGGCTTTAGCAAACTTATCAAAACGTGGCAACGCGCCGCCGATGAGCGTGTCGCCGCGCTGAAAAACGCGGCGGCTGAACTGGAGGGACACTTGGCCGGCAAAGGGGCAAAAACAAAATTGGCCGCCCTGCGCGGAAACCTGGACATCGTCGCGCACGGCAACATCGTGCATAACGTCCGTTATGCGAACGAGATACTGGAAGCGGCGCGGGCCTCCCTCGCGGATATCGGCACACAGGCAAAAGTTTCACTTGCCCTGCCGCCGGCCGGCATAAAGGAACGGAAGCCAAACGCCGATTGCCTCACCTGCCACTTCTACCTGGACAAGGCCGCCCCGCTGTATGCCGGCCTGCCGTTCAATCACAAGACCCACGCCGGAGCCGGGTTTGAATGCCAGCGGTGCCACAGCATCGCGGTGAAACATGCCGAACTGACCATCGACAAGGCGGGATGCGCCCCGTGCCATCACCGGAAAAAAATCACGAAGAAATGCGAGGAGTGCCATACGCCGCAAAACGACATCATTCAGGGACGATGGAACGCGGTGGATGAGCCGAGCATGAAGAGCCTCGATTTCCCCTGCACCAGGTGCCACCTGATGAACGGCAAAAACGTGACGCCGGAGGATTGCGCAGCTTGCCACAAAGATCCCGCCTACGCGGAAAAAATGAAAAAGGGGGTGAAAGACATGGACGCCCTCATCGATGAGTTGCGCGCCGGCACCGCCCGCGCCGGAAAAATGAACCTGTCAGCGGATCAGAAACTGGCCGTTGAAAACGCCCAGGCGTTCGTCCTGGGCATCGTAAACGACGGCAGCCACGGCATGCACAATCCAAAGCCGATCAAACGCGCCGCCAAGGATATCAAGAAGAAGCTTGACGGAATCGCCCCGCCGCCGGAAGCTCCCGTAGCGCAATAA